TTAGGGGTATCATCCACATCAAGCCCGTGCTCGAAATATTTTTTAAAAGTTGCTTCAAATTTATCCTCACTGGCATCAAAACCCATAATTCCGAAATCAAAATAATTTGCAACCACTGATGCCAGCACTGCTCGCCTGAAAAGTTCCCCGTCATCAGGATTATTCTCATAAATTTTCTCTTTTGCTACAGGCAGGACTTTCAGTGCAGCCTGGTTGATAAGCTTCTTAGTTACCGCATAAGGGTCCTTGTCTTCCAGTACCTCATAGCATTTCCTGTGAACTTTGGTAGCTACGGAGGCAGACACAGCCTCAGGATCGTAATGCCTGGTCAAAACTTTAAGACATTCCTGAATTGTCTTGCTTATAAGGTCTTCATCATCTGTAGAAAGCCTGGACTGGAAGTGAACTCTTGAAAGCAAGCAGTAGGTACAGCGGGGGTTCATTTTCATAGGGACATTTCCTGTTTTTTGATTCGGGGATAGGTTTTGCCAGAATGTTATTAATATTTGCGGCAAATATAATAAAAGTTTACTCTTCCTGATAGAACAAATGTTTAAAAGGTTAACTATAATGGCCTGAAATAGCAAGAACAGGACTGAAATAACAAGAATAGGATTGAAATAGTAAGAGTCAGGACTGAAGCATGCCTATTAGAGAGTTATTCTCAGAAATGTCCCCAAATCAGATCTTCAAAAGATAAGCTCTTTATAGCTTAAAAATAAAATAATTTACAATGATACCGATAATTCATGTTTCCAGGGCTTTTCCAATTCTGTTTTTTCTTGCAATGCTTTCTGTTTTTTTTAATTCTCCAGACGTTGCCTCTGCACTTACCGAAGTGGAGGTAAATCCCGTTAATACACCTCAGGGCGCAGTCGTGTTAATTGTGGATGGTCTGAGTGCACCTTTCATCTATCCCGAGCTTACGCCATATGCACTTGACGGCACACCGCTTGAAAAAGCCGAACTTGAAAATCTGCCGGAAATAAGTAAAGAAAGTGCTAGGCTTCTGGAGTTCCGTGCTCCTCAGACCTTTACCGAAGGAGGGCACTCAGTCCTTGTCACGGGAAATCCGGGTGCGGACAGTGAACTTGTAAGCTTCAAAGATGCAACCGTTTTCGATATTCTGCACAGGGAAGGTTATCTCTGTATTGGGGTTATGGAAAAAGGGGATTCATGGTCGATCTGTGACGAGCAGGATGTCATTCTCAGGGATGAAAATAACTCGATAAAGAACATGAAAATCGTTCTTGAGCAGCCCGAGCGTTCCAATAGTGCTCCTGATCTGCCTGAAGGGCTCTTACGGGTTATGGAAGAGGCAGCTGACAGAGCTCCCGGCTATATCGTGTCAAAAGAAACAAGGGATAAATACAGCGGATATAACAGGTGGGGAATCGATACTGCATGCGAGATTATTGAATACATGTCCATAAATAGTCCAGAGCAAAAATATCTGCTTACTGTCAATGTGGGAGCTATAGATTCTAGTGGACATTACAGGGATAATTATGGATATATAGATTGTATAGAGTGCCTTGATTCCGAGCTTCCCAGACTTTATAAACTCTGCAAAAAGAATAACCTTGCTTTTGTTCTGACATCAGACCATGGAATGAGCTTTTCCAAAGCTGATTCAAAAGGAGGCCACCAGTCCGAAAAATTCTCAGTGACTGATGAAGCACAACTCGTTCCCCTGATAATTCATGCTCAGGATGTTGAAACTGGAATTCTCACGGAGGAATACGGGCAGGATGACTTTGCTCCGACGCTGCTTGGAATTCTTGATATTCCCGACAAGCCGAGATTTGCGGAAGGGAATCAGATCCTGCTCACAGACCATGTAAACCTGAAAGTGGAACTCCCGGAAAAAGGTTCTGCTGAACTCCAGAAAGACGGAAATGTTATAGCCACCCTGAAAAACGATAACGAATTTGTTTTCCTTGGACTTGAGCCGGGAAGTACCTGTACGGTCAGGGCTGCACTTGACTCCGGAAAAAGCCTTGAAGAACAGGAGAAAAAGCTCACTCTTAAGACGGATGCGGTAATTGAATTCACAGAAAGAGGCTTGAAAAGTGACAAAAAAGGTGTGCGAGATAGAGAGTCTGACGCAAATACCATAAAAGACTCCACCTCTTCGGCAAGTTTTGCTAAAGGAAAATCAGGAACGTCAGATTCGGGCTTAACGCCTCTAATAGGGTACTTTGTTATAGGATTGGTCAATCTTGTGGGACTTGTGTTTATTGCAAAAATCCTGAAAAAATCCCAGAATACCGAAGAAGAGGAAAAATAAGATTAGTGGATTTAATAGAACCAATGTTCTAGCTCAATCGAAACCGTTGAGCTGCAACCCTTTTACGAAAAGGCTTGACCGAAACCGTTGCACCGGTCGATCACGCCGCTATGCCGGTTTTTGATCAAACTTTTTCTGAAAAAGTTTGCGCTCAAGTAGTTTTTTGAAAAGGGTTGCGCTCATCCAGTTTTTTTAAAAAAGGTTTGGTTACATGTCGTATACATTCCCAAAAGCTTCCCTGTAAGTGACATCAACATCTTCCACATGAGCAAACATGGGCCCCTTCCGGAGTTCTTTTATAAAGAGTTCCAGGGCTTCGGGTTTGCCTTCTGCAATGACAAAAACCTTGCCGTCCCTTAAATTTATGGGATTGGATTTCACGCCCAGACGCTCGCCAGCATTTCTTGCAAATCTTCGGAAACCCACGCCCTGCACCCTTCCGGATACAAGGATTTCCGCCCTCACAGTCTCTCCAGATGTCACAAATGGCTATTTCAAATAACCTCGATTTATAGTTATTGTTAGTTCTGGGAGCAAAGTCAGCAGAAAGTTAGAAATTCAGGTTATATATGTTCAGCTTGACCAGAATGGCAATAGTGAAAATATTCAATACCAAAAAAATAATAATCGGCATTGCCATGTCTGCCAGCATGTGCATCCACGTTTTTTCGATCTTTTTATCCCAGGCAGCGAAATATTCCTGATTCTCACGTTTTGCAGGTTTAGATTGCATCTTTTTTCCCCAATTTCCGGGCACATTCTGTTTATTTAACCCGGAATTGCTCCGTGATAAAACCAGCAAACAATGCTGTTTACTAGTTAATGCGAGTCATTAAACCATCCATGTTATATAAAGGTAAAGAAACTGGTTTCAATCCGTTGTAGATGAAAGGCTTGCGTTGCGCCGCTTGACCACGTCAACAACGCCGTTTTTGATCAAACCTTTTCTCAATAAGTTTGCGATCAAGCTCTTTTTTAAAAAGGCTTGGTTTAATAACGGATAGCGTTGGAATCGTACCTTGTGCCCGCTCTTTTTTCATTTTTAATTTTATTTTAATGAAAAGGATTGAAATCTGTGTTTCGGGTCGCTTTTTTATACCAATAGATTTCTATTATTATGCGAACTTGCCTTTATGTTATATGCAAGTTTGCCTTTATGTTATTTATTTATCCGAATATTTTTCAATTTATATAAATTTTGTAAAATGTGATTCAAATAAAAAAGTTTAATTATGTAAGTAAGCAGGAATATTAACATTTTTCATATGAAAAATAAAAGGAAGATATCGGAGCAGGAAAATGAAAACCAATAGAGGATTATATTCACTAATTTTATCATCAACAGCACTGGTTTTATTTTTAATCCTCGTTTCGCCTACAGCATCAGCAAACTCGCCCACGGTTACTGAGACCCAGATAACCAGCAGTGGATCAGCTTCTTGTCCTGTAATCTGGGAAGACAGGATATTGTGGGAGGACGGACGAAACGGGGGTTCCGACATTTACATGTATAATCTTTCAACTGACACAGAAACCAGGATAACTACCAACGGAAAAGCATTCGATCCCAGAACATGTGGTAATAAGATAGTATGGAGGGATCAGCGCAATTTGGGTCTGGACGGCTTACTATATGGAGATATCTACATGTTTGACCTCTCCACATACAATGAAACTCAAATTACCAATGGTGGACTGGTCTGGAGGTCCCCTGCTATTTACGATGACAGAATAGTTTACTCGAAAGCTGAAGACATGTATATGTACGATCTGGATATTTATGTGTACAATCTCTCCACATCCACGGAAACTCGGATCACCACCTGCGGAAACGCTTACTATCCTGCAATTTATGAAAACAAAATTGTATGGGCAGATCAGCGCAGTGGAGGTTCTGACATTTATATGGGTACTATTAGCTGCCCAACCGTTGTTAGCTACCCACCCGTTGCTGCTTTTTATGCATGTCCTATCTCTGGAAAAGCGCCACTAAAGGTAAAATTCAAAGATAAGAGTACAGGATCACCCTCCTCATGGTACTGGAATTTTGGCGATAAATGCACTTCAACAGCTCAGAATCCGACACATAAATACAATAAAGCTGGAAAGTATACTGTTAGTTTAACTGTTGAAAACGCTGACGGTAGCGATACTAAAAAGATATGTAATTATATTAAAGTTAGATAAATCAACTTTCTAAATGAGCCCTGCGCATGAGTTTTTGATCAATCTGAAAAAACCGATCTCGAAAACACGAGTATCTATTTTGTACTAAGTAGAATAAAGAAAATTATACTGTATAGGGTTGTCAATAACCCATCTGCAAAATCCGACAATTAGTGATCAAAACATTCAAATTTGGATATGAAAGGACATAAAAAATAGAGAAAAAGGCCTTAAAAAATTAACTGATTCATACCCGTTGAATGAGTACGAGGGCAAGGCCTCCACCAAATAACTTTTATATTTTTATCAGCATTTTTTTCAAATCAGATCTCAATTGTAGGGTTAGTAACGGATCGGGTTAGAACCATACCTTGTGCCCGTTCGTTTTTCCTCTTTTACCTGTGTTTCATGGGGCGCAGTTGCACCAGCTGTTTTTTCTTCTACCTTTATTTTATGCCACCCACGCGAACTTTCTTTGCGACGCCTGACCTGTTTTACAACATAAGCGGTTCCTAATGCTGCTACACCATAACCAACAATTTTCATTAATTTACTCACAATTATCTACCCCGGTCTATTATTGTACCTTATAGTTTATGAAGATACGCAAACAGGTAGAATCGTTGATATACGTTGATAGGAGGCTGAGAGTATTACCTGCAAATCTACTCTGGCGGCAGTTTAACATTTGTAATTTCGCCAGTATTCGGGCTGAATTTTATGCCTTTATCCTGACTCTGATTTTACCGACAGTAAACGAGCGTGGATAAAAAAGAACGAAATAAATAACGGTGAGCCTTCATCCTTCATCCCGGGCGTACATGCAGGCAGGGCAGCGAGGATTTCTCTCAGCGGGAATCTTAAGAACCGTGGAGAAAGCCAGATCATAAATTGTTCTCTCGCCGGCTGCCGGATCCCCCAGTTGCATCAGATTCAGGATAGCTGCTGCTGCAATAGCGGTTCCAACCAGACAGGTAGTCACTCCCATAACAAGCGTGATATCGGGCTCAGGAATTGGTCTGGATTTCATAATAAGAATTAGCTGTTAGATTTCACAGTAAGAATATAGCTGTTAGTGAACAACCTGATTTAGGAACAATCTGATTTAGGAACAACCTGATTTAGAAACATCCGGATTCAGGAAAGTAAGGTAATTCTGACATAGAATTTCCAAAACTGGATGTTTAAAATTGTTAAATTCCCAGTTCAAAATGCGTAAATCTGTTATAGTCTTCAGCAGACCAGAGAACTATTTGTCAGAAAGGACAAAAAGAGGAATTAAAACGGGAAATTAATGAAGAGTTTTTGAAAGTTTCCTATGGAGAATGAAAGGTAGGGGCAAACTAAAGCCCATGCTTGTTAACTCATAACACATGGGTTTTCAATACCTTAACCGGTAATTGATTCGTTACCATGCTACCCTGTATCCAAAAACTGTTTCCTGACATCCCTGGCACAGCCCGGAACGCTCGAATTCTTTAATAAACGTCTCATTTTTGAATTCTTCTGTATTTACTCTATCCGCACATAGGGGACATTTACACTCTGTAACTATCGAAACTTCTCGTCCAAAACCTAATGATTTAAGAAATTTCTTTTTTTCTATGTTCATGTCTATCAACCCTTATGAATCCCATAATTCAGCATATCACCTTCATAGAACCTCCTGAAAAATAAGAGCAAAACACAGGTAGTTCTATTTTCTCAGCCTAAATGCTAGATACTCTGCTCATCTGTATCAACAAACGATTATAACTGCCATATTACAGTTAATGCTTGAATTTCCTGCTTAGGAGAACTTTGTTCTCGAATTTATAATATAAAAGAGCAGATCCTTGTGCTATAACACTTTCTTGTTGGATCTTATCTGAGTATACGATAATTAATGGACATCAAATATAAATCTATTGATTTTTTATAACCTTGTTATAATATTCAAATTATCTCTTAAAGTACATGATATAAATTGATACTTTTATGGGCAATTGTTTTGAATATCCTGATAGATCTATGTTGCCTAAAAGAGACAGTTATCAAAAAAATAAACATCTCGCTCTTGATGGCGATTGTAATGGCTGAGATGTGTTCCGCTGCGTTTCCAATAATTTCCACGAAAATCATACCAATAAACAGCTCTGTCCAACCGGGGCTTTAGCCAAAGATTCTATGGAAATTCGCGCCAGAAAGCTTAAGACCAGTCCTGTTAAGGTAGTTGGCGATAAGGTTATTGCTCACTGCATCGACTAAGGCCTTATTTTTTCAAGCCTTTTATCAATTCTGCGATTTCACCCACAAATTCCAGGCCTGCGTTTCTCCCGGTCCCGGAATAGATATGCTCCATGCAAGAACCTTTTTTCTTTAATAGAGTTACATCTATACTGGAGCGTAATGACTCCTTGACCTTAGCAGACATTTCTCCCATTCTTGGTGCAGGGAGTTCGACGCCTTCCGACCTGTCCGCATCAATGTCGAGTATGTATGCCTTACTTTCCAGCCTGATCCGGATATTATCGCGGGTCACATCAAGCCCGGTGACCTTTGCCCCTGAATACGTCGTAAATCTGTACAATTTTTTCTCATATAAGAAGCCGAAGATGTAACCTGTAAAATAACTGCCGAGCCAGGGTATCTTCGCGATCGAACCAGAGAGTGAAATACCTTCCTGATCGAAGTGGTTGGTTTGCATCCATATCCAGGAAGATGGCATTGAAATGCCCCAATCCTTCTCAATATAGCCCCTGCCGCCCTTGAAATCTGTCCTTATCCCGTCAGCCTCGATAAACCCTTCAATGGTATGATCCATACTCAGTATGCCGTGATAGCATTCCATCCCCGGCACGAACGCATACCAGCCCATTACCCCAGGGGAGAGCAATTTTACGGGCCAGGGATATATATCTTTGAAATTCATGCGAGCAGTGACAGGGTCTTCACCATGCATGAGGTTAAGCCTCATCTCGTCAAGGCTGAAAAAAGATCCACCAATAGTAAGCTCGAACTTTTTATCGCTCGCACTAAACTCATTAAGTGGGTATCTGAAATAACGCATTCGTTGAGCTCTGGCATCCAAGAACATAACAAAAGCATGGGAATTCGAAGGGTTTTCGGGGAGGGAGACGCCTGGAATGACAGTATAAGCATGCTTCTCGCTGCGATCTACTATCTTAAAATACCAGCCTTCAAAAAAATTCTTCTTTTTCCTTCGTCCATGAAATATTTCCGGCTTCCAGGTATTGAGCATCCTATATGGGAGGATGGTCTCGTTTAAAATCATATGCATAATCCTGTTTCGCCCACGTGAAAAAGCCATTGTGAAGGCAAAACCGATTAGATGTCAAAGTTAATCTTCAATACCTCACATTGAGGCAAATTTTCAATATGCACTCCCTCAGGTGTTCCTGTTATCTCAAGCCCGTCAAATTCATTTGAACCGCATAACACATCCTGATTGGGATGCGTACCTGGTGTGATATTGCAGCTCAAAACAGTCTTTCCACCGGCTGATACCACAATTGGAAGTCTCGGGGATGCAGGGTGATTTTTTGGAAGGACTATTAATGGGGACCGGATTTCCCGAACCATGAAGAGCACGCATTTAAGCCCTTTTTCGGTCTTCTCGCCCACAGACAGCGCAGAAGCAACAATCAGGTCATGGGGTTCCAGTCCAAGTACAATTTCTTCATTCTCGGTTTCCAGAAAGAACTGTCCGTTCGGACCTGCTTTCACAATAGCCACTATTCCTGCCGTGCCGCGCAGGAGAAGCATCTCATTTTCCCTGAGTGAAATGTCTTTAGGAGAAGCCAATTCTTCCATATTAAAAATTAGCAACTGAGACTGATGATCAGGATTCTGTTACATTACTGGACTGGCAGGAAGGACACTTCACATTCTTACCAATACCTTTGAACTTATTTCCACAGTCCTTGCATTCATAACTTTTAACCGGCAGCTTTCCTTCCATATCGATATCAAATGAGTCTCCAACACTACACATGATT
This region of Methanosarcina flavescens genomic DNA includes:
- a CDS encoding damage-control phosphatase ARMT1 family protein translates to MKMNPRCTYCLLSRVHFQSRLSTDDEDLISKTIQECLKVLTRHYDPEAVSASVATKVHRKCYEVLEDKDPYAVTKKLINQAALKVLPVAKEKIYENNPDDGELFRRAVLASVVANYFDFGIMGFDASEDKFEATFKKYFEHGLDVDDTPKMLGLLQDVVYIADNCGEIFFDALVFDIIKKLGGKLTLVVRGGPILTDVTLEEIKEFEIDKKVDRIMTTGSNAVGVLIEEAPPELLEAMKNSTLIISKGMANYETLSEHNFGPIAYMLLTKCECVADDLGLEQGLSVAKLMNYP
- a CDS encoding sulfatase-like hydrolase/transferase, which codes for MIPIIHVSRAFPILFFLAMLSVFFNSPDVASALTEVEVNPVNTPQGAVVLIVDGLSAPFIYPELTPYALDGTPLEKAELENLPEISKESARLLEFRAPQTFTEGGHSVLVTGNPGADSELVSFKDATVFDILHREGYLCIGVMEKGDSWSICDEQDVILRDENNSIKNMKIVLEQPERSNSAPDLPEGLLRVMEEAADRAPGYIVSKETRDKYSGYNRWGIDTACEIIEYMSINSPEQKYLLTVNVGAIDSSGHYRDNYGYIDCIECLDSELPRLYKLCKKNNLAFVLTSDHGMSFSKADSKGGHQSEKFSVTDEAQLVPLIIHAQDVETGILTEEYGQDDFAPTLLGILDIPDKPRFAEGNQILLTDHVNLKVELPEKGSAELQKDGNVIATLKNDNEFVFLGLEPGSTCTVRAALDSGKSLEEQEKKLTLKTDAVIEFTERGLKSDKKGVRDRESDANTIKDSTSSASFAKGKSGTSDSGLTPLIGYFVIGLVNLVGLVFIAKILKKSQNTEEEEK
- a CDS encoding acylphosphatase, which produces MTSGETVRAEILVSGRVQGVGFRRFARNAGERLGVKSNPINLRDGKVFVIAEGKPEALELFIKELRKGPMFAHVEDVDVTYREAFGNVYDM
- a CDS encoding PKD domain-containing protein; the protein is MKTNRGLYSLILSSTALVLFLILVSPTASANSPTVTETQITSSGSASCPVIWEDRILWEDGRNGGSDIYMYNLSTDTETRITTNGKAFDPRTCGNKIVWRDQRNLGLDGLLYGDIYMFDLSTYNETQITNGGLVWRSPAIYDDRIVYSKAEDMYMYDLDIYVYNLSTSTETRITTCGNAYYPAIYENKIVWADQRSGGSDIYMGTISCPTVVSYPPVAAFYACPISGKAPLKVKFKDKSTGSPSSWYWNFGDKCTSTAQNPTHKYNKAGKYTVSLTVENADGSDTKKICNYIKVR
- a CDS encoding tocopherol cyclase family protein; amino-acid sequence: MILNETILPYRMLNTWKPEIFHGRRKKKNFFEGWYFKIVDRSEKHAYTVIPGVSLPENPSNSHAFVMFLDARAQRMRYFRYPLNEFSASDKKFELTIGGSFFSLDEMRLNLMHGEDPVTARMNFKDIYPWPVKLLSPGVMGWYAFVPGMECYHGILSMDHTIEGFIEADGIRTDFKGGRGYIEKDWGISMPSSWIWMQTNHFDQEGISLSGSIAKIPWLGSYFTGYIFGFLYEKKLYRFTTYSGAKVTGLDVTRDNIRIRLESKAYILDIDADRSEGVELPAPRMGEMSAKVKESLRSSIDVTLLKKKGSCMEHIYSGTGRNAGLEFVGEIAELIKGLKK
- a CDS encoding hydrogenase maturation nickel metallochaperone HypA, whose protein sequence is MCSVGDSFDIDMEGKLPVKSYECKDCGNKFKGIGKNVKCPSCQSSNVTES